Proteins encoded within one genomic window of Geotalea daltonii FRC-32:
- a CDS encoding radical SAM protein, giving the protein MADTTYRMDGHKLYWHLDRVNDWMSGKRIPPLHIDVGLSKGCNIKCHYCFGVVQGNRYEQGKEVFFPREPLLRYVSEAGEMGVRSMAMIGEAEPLLNPHVYEAIVAGKRAGVDMALGTNGVLFDTSRQGEEALEHLTWLRFNISAASAGSYQRLHNSPDFDLLVEKIRFCIARKKALNSAVTIGFQMVLTPQDIDEVMPLTSLAKELGVDYLEIKHCGDTVQNDLGIFNKLDQYDQFRDILLQAEEHSTDTFKVVIKWGNINRKGKRSYNRCLGAPFLLYSSGDGKLYPCGMFFSYREPEFCLGDLTRQSFKAIIESDAYWQTMKRIETEIKVHEECYASCKTNAINEFLYTLKNPPQHINFI; this is encoded by the coding sequence ATGGCTGATACCACCTATCGCATGGATGGACACAAGCTTTATTGGCATCTGGACAGAGTGAACGACTGGATGAGCGGCAAGAGGATTCCACCGCTGCACATCGACGTTGGGTTGAGCAAGGGATGCAACATCAAGTGCCACTATTGCTTCGGCGTCGTTCAGGGCAACCGTTATGAGCAAGGGAAGGAAGTCTTTTTCCCCAGGGAGCCACTACTCCGCTACGTTAGCGAGGCAGGTGAAATGGGTGTCAGATCCATGGCCATGATCGGGGAGGCGGAGCCGTTGCTCAACCCCCATGTTTATGAGGCAATCGTTGCGGGAAAGCGGGCGGGGGTCGACATGGCCCTGGGAACCAACGGCGTCTTATTCGATACGAGCCGCCAAGGAGAGGAGGCGCTGGAACACCTGACCTGGCTGCGCTTCAATATCAGCGCAGCATCAGCCGGCTCATACCAGCGTCTGCACAACAGCCCGGACTTTGACCTGTTGGTGGAAAAGATACGTTTCTGCATTGCAAGGAAAAAAGCGCTCAACTCCGCCGTTACCATCGGTTTTCAAATGGTGCTCACTCCGCAGGACATTGACGAGGTTATGCCGCTTACCTCACTGGCAAAGGAACTGGGGGTAGATTACCTGGAAATCAAACACTGCGGCGACACTGTGCAAAATGACTTGGGCATCTTCAACAAACTGGACCAGTACGATCAGTTCCGGGACATCCTCCTGCAGGCAGAGGAACATTCCACCGACACCTTCAAAGTGGTGATAAAGTGGGGCAACATCAACCGGAAAGGAAAGCGCAGCTATAACCGCTGCCTCGGCGCCCCTTTTCTCCTCTACTCCAGCGGCGACGGCAAGCTCTACCCTTGCGGCATGTTCTTCTCCTACCGGGAACCGGAATTCTGCCTCGGTGACCTGACCAGACAGTCATTCAAGGCCATCATCGAGAGTGACGCCTACTGGCAGACCATGAAGCGGATCGAGACGGAGATCAAGGTCCATGAGGAATGCTACGCCAGCTGCAAGACCAACGCTATCAACGAATTTCTCTATACACTGAAAAACCCGCCGCAGCACATCAACTTCATTTAG
- a CDS encoding SDR family oxidoreductase: MTEIRTIAIFGSSGKVGSALSTAFAKGRYTLVPITRATCDVRDHDQVRRRLQQIKPELVINAAAFNGVDACEKDPHQALLVNTLFPRLLAELSASQGFLLVHISSDAVFSGTGRETYAESSAASPINLYGFTKYGADCFITAIAHRYYIARISVQFGITTGSPQFVEKMLERMQRSTEPLRISNDIVASPSYSQDVATAIRGLVEEKRPFGLYHLVNEGEASLWELIQELDRIMGLKAAVKPVSHEVFPSLGLKNRHTPLRSEKVPPLRPWREALRAYCTELQPEKGRIHG; this comes from the coding sequence ATGACCGAGATTCGTACCATAGCCATCTTCGGCAGTTCCGGAAAGGTGGGGTCGGCCCTGTCAACCGCATTCGCAAAGGGGCGATACACTTTGGTTCCCATTACACGGGCCACTTGTGACGTACGTGATCACGACCAGGTAAGACGCCGGCTGCAGCAAATCAAACCGGAGCTGGTAATAAATGCCGCCGCCTTCAACGGCGTTGATGCCTGCGAAAAGGATCCGCACCAAGCCTTGCTTGTTAACACCCTCTTTCCCCGGCTGCTGGCCGAGCTTTCGGCAAGTCAGGGTTTTCTGCTGGTTCACATCAGCAGTGATGCGGTTTTCAGCGGCACCGGCCGGGAAACCTATGCCGAATCCAGCGCCGCCAGCCCCATTAACCTATATGGTTTCACCAAGTACGGGGCTGACTGCTTCATCACCGCCATTGCCCACCGTTATTACATCGCGCGCATCTCGGTGCAATTCGGCATCACCACAGGCAGCCCCCAGTTCGTAGAAAAGATGCTGGAGCGGATGCAGCGGAGCACGGAGCCGCTCCGCATCTCCAATGACATTGTCGCCTCACCCAGCTACAGCCAAGACGTGGCGACGGCAATCAGGGGGCTGGTTGAGGAAAAGCGTCCTTTCGGCCTTTATCATCTGGTCAACGAGGGGGAGGCATCGCTCTGGGAGCTGATCCAGGAACTGGATAGGATCATGGGGCTGAAAGCGGCGGTGAAGCCGGTTTCCCATGAGGTTTTTCCCTCTCTGGGGCTGAAAAACCGCCATACCCCACTGCGGTCGGAGAAGGTACCGCCGCTCCGTCCCTGGCGGGAGGCACTGCGCGCCTATTGCACCGAATTACAGCCGGAAAAAGGAAGGATACATGGCTGA
- a CDS encoding radical SAM protein, whose protein sequence is MGLLYTRMKIFHFPEKLASLPASSENILPPVNVRIKPTNACNHNCWYCAYRAENLQLGQDMNLQDSIPREKMLEIIDDLIAMGVKAVTFSGGGDPFCYSHLLEAARKLAESPIKFAALTNGSRLTGEVAEVFARHATWLRVSMDGWDDASYREYRGCADGEFTRIIANIEAFKKIGGPCYLGVCIVVDNRNYHHIYDLIKLLRETGVNSVKVSPCIVSNNCDDNHKYHQPLFHAVKEQTQRARQELVKDDFELYDAYHYQLGTFNKEYHWCPYLQIVPVIGADLNVYSCHDKAYNLQQGLLGSIAKTCFRDFWSSDKSRFFRIDPSRDCNHHCVVDSNNRMVLEYLDVDKNHQDFV, encoded by the coding sequence ATGGGCTTACTTTATACCAGAATGAAAATCTTTCACTTCCCGGAGAAGCTCGCCTCGTTGCCCGCCTCCTCGGAAAATATCCTCCCCCCTGTGAACGTGCGCATCAAGCCGACCAATGCCTGCAACCACAACTGCTGGTACTGCGCCTACCGCGCTGAAAACCTCCAGTTGGGCCAGGATATGAACCTACAGGATTCCATCCCCAGGGAGAAAATGCTGGAAATAATCGACGACCTGATAGCAATGGGGGTTAAAGCGGTCACCTTCAGCGGCGGCGGCGATCCGTTCTGCTATTCGCACCTTCTGGAGGCTGCCCGCAAACTGGCAGAAAGCCCGATCAAGTTTGCCGCCCTGACCAATGGTTCGCGACTCACCGGGGAAGTCGCAGAGGTTTTTGCCCGTCATGCCACCTGGCTGCGTGTCTCCATGGATGGCTGGGATGATGCCAGCTACCGGGAATACCGGGGCTGCGCCGACGGGGAGTTCACCAGGATCATCGCCAACATCGAGGCCTTCAAAAAAATAGGCGGACCCTGCTATCTGGGAGTCTGCATCGTCGTCGACAACAGGAATTATCACCATATTTACGACCTGATCAAGCTGCTCCGCGAAACAGGGGTAAACAGCGTCAAAGTTTCACCCTGCATCGTCAGCAACAACTGCGACGACAACCATAAATATCATCAGCCCCTGTTCCATGCGGTCAAGGAGCAGACCCAGCGGGCCCGCCAGGAACTGGTCAAGGACGACTTCGAGCTTTACGACGCCTACCACTACCAGCTGGGCACCTTCAACAAGGAATACCACTGGTGCCCATATCTACAGATCGTGCCGGTCATCGGCGCCGACCTCAACGTCTATTCGTGCCACGACAAGGCCTATAATCTTCAGCAGGGATTGCTCGGTTCCATAGCCAAAACCTGCTTTAGAGACTTCTGGTCCAGCGACAAGTCACGCTTCTTCCGCATCGACCCGAGCCGTGACTGCAACCACCACTGTGTGGTCGACAGCAATAACCGCATGGTCCTGGAATACCTGGACGTGGACAAAAACCACCAGGATTTCGTCTAA